The Nocardia arthritidis genome has a window encoding:
- a CDS encoding tyrosine-type recombinase/integrase — protein sequence MTTATEIEAARLLLAKLGLTPQQLVETTPPVDVPTFSTYIPTIIATMPPTTLRVYGPYLRRIEAAWGKRLIIEPTPTELRQLAERTKQQAIVRRNSRGGRSAVESLIAAARYLYRRAEEDGLIRRDDNPARKVPKPRRLASTRRAISDHQLEEIVHVAATTGNDPCLDAMLLRLHIETACRRAGALALRPMDLDPQQCLVYLREKGETVRWQPVSCPLMNAMLHHIAERHGDNPVESEPLFRQRDGRVVTRRRYDSLWNRIGTHLEWVRRQQISTHWLRHIVPA from the coding sequence ATGACAACCGCCACCGAGATCGAGGCCGCCAGGCTGTTGCTCGCGAAACTCGGACTCACACCGCAGCAACTCGTCGAAACCACCCCGCCAGTCGACGTCCCCACCTTCAGCACCTACATACCGACGATCATCGCCACGATGCCGCCGACCACGCTCCGCGTCTACGGCCCGTACCTGCGACGCATCGAAGCGGCATGGGGCAAGCGTCTCATCATTGAGCCAACCCCTACCGAACTCCGGCAACTCGCCGAACGGACCAAACAGCAGGCAATCGTTCGTCGCAACTCGCGCGGTGGACGTAGCGCAGTCGAGAGCCTCATCGCCGCCGCCCGGTATCTCTACCGGCGCGCCGAAGAAGACGGTCTCATCCGCCGCGATGACAACCCCGCGCGAAAAGTACCCAAACCCCGCAGGCTGGCCAGCACCAGGCGGGCGATATCCGACCACCAACTCGAAGAAATCGTGCACGTCGCGGCGACAACCGGAAACGACCCATGCCTGGATGCCATGTTGCTTCGCCTTCATATCGAAACCGCCTGCCGGCGAGCTGGAGCTCTGGCCTTACGGCCGATGGACCTCGATCCGCAGCAATGCCTCGTCTATCTACGTGAGAAGGGCGAAACGGTCCGTTGGCAACCAGTGTCGTGCCCGCTCATGAACGCCATGCTCCACCACATTGCGGAACGGCACGGTGACAACCCCGTCGAATCCGAACCCTTGTTCCGTCAACGCGACGGCCGAGTGGTCACGCGCCGCCGTTACGATTCCCTATGGAATCGGATCGGTACGCACCTGGAATGGGTCCGGCGCCAGCAGATCAGCACCCACTGGCTCCGCCACATTGTCCCCGCTTAG
- a CDS encoding tyrosine-type recombinase/integrase yields the protein MSYFSSTGWQSWDVEHRPVIPEGMPFIVDDDLLFEDGPAAARPAAVVNRWLRLLPASGAPAPSSWENYARVVKEWVEFLVEHGVGLFDSRDRLKAGLSRYAEYRAAGPVRARFAASTWGQHMSILSLFYRWAIEEGFATAEPFTYRTARAVFAGTGRDVRVNLAVRRTPKPHVTIKYLEPDFVDLFRKGLRGLAPDGSPDTGFSGREMTRNAAVGDLALATGLRLGEFTHLLPWEIPALPPAPTAIPIPFPVPGAITKGRKFRTTWISYEALAGLHDYLQLDRAAATEGSAWRPPRRWGEPLLVTDPGPRGGRINGVRRSWESLTAAERRRLVAPEGGSCLLAVRGDGGPFTAWATVFERTADRIRARFEPRFPHVHPHRLRHTFSMQTLEYLVTGYYRRAAKLVRDTDTDAALVFYLTKADPLLVLRDLLGHSTVLTTEKYAKRLDTTRIYRQIYETVGTATGLINEDTATREADAEFDEEQL from the coding sequence ATGAGTTACTTCTCTTCTACGGGCTGGCAGTCCTGGGATGTCGAGCACCGGCCGGTGATCCCGGAGGGCATGCCGTTCATCGTCGATGACGACCTGCTGTTCGAGGACGGCCCGGCCGCCGCGCGACCGGCGGCGGTGGTGAACCGGTGGCTGCGGCTGCTTCCGGCCAGTGGGGCGCCGGCGCCGAGTTCGTGGGAGAACTACGCGCGGGTGGTCAAGGAATGGGTGGAGTTCCTCGTCGAACATGGTGTGGGGCTGTTCGATTCGCGGGACCGGTTGAAGGCCGGGTTGAGCCGGTATGCCGAGTATCGGGCGGCGGGGCCGGTGCGGGCGCGGTTCGCGGCGAGCACGTGGGGCCAGCACATGAGTATCTTGTCGCTGTTTTATCGGTGGGCGATCGAGGAAGGTTTTGCGACTGCGGAGCCGTTCACCTATCGGACCGCGCGGGCAGTCTTCGCCGGGACCGGCCGGGACGTGCGGGTGAACCTGGCGGTGCGTCGCACCCCGAAACCGCACGTGACGATCAAGTATCTGGAACCGGACTTCGTCGATCTGTTCCGCAAGGGCCTGCGGGGCCTGGCGCCCGACGGCAGCCCGGACACCGGATTCTCGGGGCGGGAAATGACTCGAAACGCTGCGGTCGGGGATCTGGCGTTGGCGACCGGGTTGCGGCTGGGTGAGTTCACGCACTTGTTGCCGTGGGAGATCCCGGCGCTGCCGCCGGCGCCGACGGCGATCCCGATTCCGTTCCCGGTGCCGGGCGCAATCACCAAGGGCCGCAAGTTCCGTACCACCTGGATCTCCTACGAGGCGCTGGCGGGGTTGCACGACTATCTGCAGCTCGACCGCGCCGCGGCCACGGAGGGGTCGGCCTGGCGGCCGCCGCGGCGGTGGGGTGAACCACTGTTGGTGACCGACCCCGGCCCGCGGGGTGGCCGGATCAATGGTGTCCGCCGGTCGTGGGAGTCGCTGACTGCGGCGGAGCGGCGGCGTCTGGTGGCGCCGGAGGGCGGGTCGTGCCTGCTGGCGGTGCGTGGTGATGGCGGCCCGTTCACGGCGTGGGCGACGGTGTTCGAGCGCACCGCCGACCGGATCCGGGCCCGATTCGAACCACGGTTCCCGCATGTTCACCCACATCGGCTTCGGCACACGTTTTCGATGCAAACCCTGGAGTATCTGGTGACCGGCTACTACCGGCGGGCGGCGAAGCTGGTGCGCGACACCGACACCGACGCGGCGTTGGTGTTCTATCTGACCAAGGCCGACCCGTTGCTGGTGCTGCGGGATCTTCTTGGCCATTCGACCGTGTTGACGACGGAGAAATACGCAAAACGCTTGGACACCACCAGGATCTATCGCCAAATCTACGAAACTGTCGGCACCGCAACCGGTCTCATCAACGAGGACACTGCCACACGGGAAGCCGATGCGGAGTTCGACGAGGAACAGCTGTGA